A single window of Sporosarcina sp. FSL W7-1349 DNA harbors:
- a CDS encoding class I adenylate-forming enzyme family protein, with translation MNIASYIDRSVREHPEKIAIRMDNMELTYRAFYQRACSLAQFLLENGIKKGDKLGVYMSNCPDYLVALYATWMVAGVAVPINYRFHAEELQFVIEDSEIKMLVINVNDINRLEAMFQKFPNLLLITQGEVKTIPSLEKIYANKVFSMKTTPCLDTDDALLMYTSGTTGKPKGVRQTHRTNTASVEMVIDTWQLTSKDHLLGTFPMFHVGGLQCTTLPVFFTGGTVTLIARWSAKEWVDLTRKLLPTWTGVISTMLVDIVNYAKRNPLEKKWFEPLRFSFFGGSPTPSIICDYFEENIISPLYEIYGQTELSGLMITYSIGDKRRKGAMGQARSQVVEAKIVSQDGTRSILPGDEESGELFLKGDVVTPGYWKREDLNVERFVGGWIKTGDVVRWDADGYLYYTDRFDDLIVTGGENVYPKEVENIIAEHPGVAEVAVIGTPHDRWIEQVTAIIVPIDQSLTKQQIIEHCENHPNLAGYKKPRRIEIVQELPKTGSGKLSKHILKERYS, from the coding sequence TTGAATATTGCCAGTTATATTGACCGTTCTGTTCGGGAGCATCCAGAGAAAATTGCGATCAGAATGGATAACATGGAACTTACCTATCGGGCATTTTATCAAAGAGCCTGTTCATTGGCACAATTTTTGTTGGAAAATGGCATTAAGAAAGGCGATAAACTTGGAGTATATATGTCAAATTGTCCGGATTATCTAGTTGCTTTGTATGCAACGTGGATGGTTGCAGGCGTTGCGGTTCCAATTAATTATCGTTTTCATGCAGAGGAATTACAATTTGTTATTGAAGATTCAGAGATTAAGATGCTTGTTATTAACGTTAATGATATAAATCGACTTGAGGCCATGTTTCAAAAATTCCCCAACCTTCTGTTAATTACGCAAGGTGAAGTCAAAACAATTCCTTCTTTGGAAAAAATCTATGCAAATAAAGTCTTCAGCATGAAAACTACGCCTTGTTTAGATACAGATGATGCGCTGCTAATGTATACAAGTGGGACAACAGGTAAACCAAAGGGAGTGAGGCAAACGCATCGAACAAATACTGCGTCTGTAGAAATGGTTATCGATACATGGCAATTAACATCAAAGGATCATTTGTTGGGGACTTTTCCCATGTTCCATGTAGGTGGGCTACAATGTACGACACTTCCGGTTTTTTTTACCGGTGGAACTGTAACTTTAATAGCCCGTTGGAGTGCAAAGGAATGGGTAGATCTTACTCGTAAACTTCTGCCAACTTGGACTGGTGTGATTTCAACAATGTTGGTGGATATCGTAAATTATGCAAAGCGAAATCCATTAGAGAAAAAATGGTTTGAACCACTTCGTTTTAGCTTTTTTGGTGGATCTCCAACGCCAAGTATCATTTGTGATTACTTTGAGGAAAATATTATATCCCCTTTGTATGAAATCTATGGTCAGACAGAATTATCTGGTCTCATGATAACTTATTCTATTGGTGATAAAAGAAGGAAGGGAGCTATGGGGCAAGCGCGAAGTCAAGTTGTAGAAGCAAAGATCGTTTCACAAGACGGTACAAGATCGATCCTTCCTGGTGATGAAGAAAGTGGCGAACTTTTCTTGAAAGGAGACGTTGTTACGCCGGGTTATTGGAAGCGGGAAGATTTAAATGTAGAACGTTTTGTAGGAGGCTGGATCAAAACTGGTGACGTGGTACGTTGGGATGCAGATGGCTATTTATATTACACAGACCGATTTGATGACTTGATTGTTACGGGCGGGGAAAACGTTTATCCGAAAGAAGTGGAAAATATTATCGCAGAGCATCCGGGTGTTGCAGAAGTTGCGGTTATCGGTACACCCCACGACAGGTGGATTGAACAAGTGACAGCGATCATCGTTCCTATTGATCAAAGTCTGACTAAGCAACAAATTATTGAGCATTGTGAAAATCATCCAAATCTTGCAGGCTATAAAAAACCTCGAAGAATTGAAATCGTTCAAGAACTTCCTAAGACGGGAAGTGGAAAGTTAAGTAAACATATATTGAAGGAACGATATAGTTAA
- a CDS encoding AMP-binding protein, which produces MRIDVTSLFGRRNVNRWERMSVGDMLERVTYSFPDKEAIIGWEGAYADQSNARLTYRQANEKVNQFANGLLEKGLKRGDKILLFCDNSVEALIGKIGIAKAGLVAVPMNTMMAPDVIDYLIKFVEPQMLMVDAEHWEKVGPVCEENKLLPSITIPIGGEVIPGSRSFEHFIANRSKEEPDVEIHGDDIWELLFTSGTTSMPKAVMISHTNTYLASYNFSLSLTRGIINESQLKICSFLPVIYHVGDQPFAFSNFLAGGTMVIGRKVEQGSIAEAVTKEKVTALWAGSPAFLSSWTDFILARQDKYNISSLTVIVYGWSSLSPKYNKHLKTLCGDDLVLFEIFGQTESITCYRFWHDMWPETYEKYAPHVNYVGVPSAILASVIMDEEGNVIQEHGLAGEAVYRSPAIMSGYYKDEEATRNALRHGWFHSGDSCMYDEEGLAVMVDRYKDIVKSGGENVSSIRVETVLMQHPAVERAAAIGLPDERWGEVVTGIVVMKQDVQVTEDELIHYCRESLAGFETPKQIFFVDKLPETVGGKVLKYRLRKQFSHEQQIT; this is translated from the coding sequence ATGAGAATCGATGTAACCTCTTTATTTGGGAGAAGAAATGTTAATCGTTGGGAAAGAATGAGTGTTGGGGACATGTTGGAAAGAGTGACATATAGTTTTCCTGATAAAGAAGCAATCATTGGATGGGAAGGGGCGTATGCGGATCAATCCAATGCCCGATTAACGTATCGGCAAGCGAATGAAAAAGTTAATCAATTTGCGAATGGACTATTGGAGAAGGGGTTAAAGCGCGGAGATAAAATATTGCTGTTTTGTGATAACTCAGTTGAGGCGTTAATTGGAAAAATAGGAATCGCTAAAGCCGGGTTGGTTGCCGTTCCTATGAATACCATGATGGCTCCTGACGTCATCGATTATTTAATAAAATTTGTCGAGCCGCAAATGTTAATGGTTGATGCGGAACATTGGGAGAAAGTCGGACCTGTCTGTGAGGAAAACAAATTATTGCCATCCATCACGATACCAATCGGAGGGGAAGTAATTCCGGGAAGTCGTTCATTTGAGCATTTTATTGCAAATCGTTCGAAGGAAGAGCCTGATGTAGAAATTCATGGAGATGATATTTGGGAATTGCTTTTCACGTCTGGAACGACTTCCATGCCGAAAGCTGTGATGATTTCCCACACAAATACGTATTTAGCCAGTTATAATTTTTCATTATCTTTAACACGGGGGATTATAAACGAAAGTCAGTTAAAGATTTGTAGCTTCTTGCCGGTCATTTATCACGTTGGGGATCAGCCATTCGCATTTTCAAATTTCCTGGCAGGCGGGACAATGGTCATCGGACGGAAGGTAGAGCAAGGTTCGATTGCTGAAGCGGTGACAAAAGAAAAAGTGACGGCTCTTTGGGCAGGCTCGCCAGCATTTTTATCAAGCTGGACGGACTTCATCTTGGCAAGACAAGATAAATATAATATAAGCAGTTTAACTGTCATCGTCTACGGTTGGTCGTCTTTATCGCCGAAATATAATAAACATCTCAAAACTTTATGTGGCGATGATTTAGTGCTATTTGAAATTTTTGGACAGACAGAATCCATTACTTGTTATCGTTTTTGGCATGATATGTGGCCAGAAACTTATGAAAAGTATGCGCCTCATGTAAATTATGTAGGTGTGCCAAGCGCTATACTAGCTTCTGTCATTATGGATGAAGAAGGTAATGTCATCCAAGAACATGGACTAGCGGGCGAGGCTGTTTATCGTTCACCGGCGATAATGTCCGGTTACTATAAAGATGAAGAGGCGACACGAAACGCATTAAGGCATGGCTGGTTTCATTCAGGTGATAGCTGCATGTATGACGAAGAAGGATTAGCCGTAATGGTTGATCGTTATAAAGATATTGTCAAATCGGGCGGCGAAAACGTTTCGAGCATCCGGGTTGAAACTGTGTTAATGCAACATCCTGCTGTTGAAAGGGCAGCTGCGATTGGATTGCCTGACGAGAGATGGGGAGAAGTTGTTACGGGTATCGTCGTTATGAAACAGGATGTACAAGTAACAGAAGATGAGTTGATCCATTACTGCCGTGAATCATTGGCAGGGTTTGAAACACCTAAACAAATTTTCTTTGTTGATAAATTACCCGAGACGGTAGGCGGGAAAGTATTGAAATACCGTTTGCGAAAACAATTTTCTCATGAACAACAAATTACTTAA
- a CDS encoding AMP-binding protein produces the protein MKIDVHSLYGRRNVNRWERMSVGDMLERITYSFPDKEAFVAWEGAYAHPSNKRITYLEADRKANQFANALLEKGLQRGDRILLLCDNSVEAFLTKIAIAKAGLVAVPVNTMMAPDVISYLITYVEPEMLIIDAEHWENVGSIFEEHQLMPAVTIPIGGEVIAGSQSFEAFIEGKSTEAPEVEIHGDDIWEMLFTSGTTSMPKCVMISHTYTYMAAYSFALSLTRGVLNESQVKLCGFLPVIYHIADVAFVFSVFLSGGTFIIGRKLDKKRIAEAISEEKVTALYGGSTTFLKEFTDYLYENRNKYDATSLKVILYAWASFSPEYAERLQKLCGDSLSFFEMLGQTESIASFRFWHDLWPETYKDNAPAVNYVGVPAPILSAALIDANGQQIQEARVPGEAVYRSPAMMSGYYKDEEATKEAFKTGWFHSGDSCIYDENGLAIMLDRFKDVIKTGGENVSSLRVEAVIGQHPAVERAAVIGVPDEKWNERVVGIVVLKEQKEASEEEILTYCRKKLAGYETPKEIIFVKKLPSTVGGKILKHQLRKQFAETIVKG, from the coding sequence ATGAAAATCGATGTCCATTCACTTTATGGTAGAAGGAATGTCAATCGATGGGAAAGAATGAGTGTTGGAGATATGTTAGAGCGCATTACGTATAGTTTTCCGGATAAAGAAGCTTTTGTCGCTTGGGAAGGAGCGTATGCACATCCTTCTAATAAACGGATCACTTACTTGGAGGCTGATCGGAAAGCAAACCAGTTTGCAAACGCATTGTTAGAAAAGGGATTGCAACGTGGTGATCGCATTTTATTACTTTGTGATAATTCAGTTGAAGCTTTTTTAACAAAGATTGCAATTGCGAAAGCTGGTTTAGTTGCAGTACCTGTGAATACAATGATGGCCCCTGATGTTATTTCTTATTTAATTACCTACGTAGAACCTGAAATGTTAATCATCGATGCAGAACACTGGGAGAACGTCGGTAGTATTTTCGAGGAACATCAATTGATGCCTGCGGTTACAATACCGATTGGCGGAGAAGTGATTGCCGGAAGTCAATCGTTCGAAGCGTTTATCGAAGGGAAATCGACTGAAGCCCCGGAAGTGGAAATCCATGGAGATGATATTTGGGAAATGCTTTTCACTTCCGGCACGACATCCATGCCTAAATGTGTCATGATTTCGCACACGTATACGTATATGGCAGCCTATAGCTTTGCTTTATCTTTGACGCGTGGTGTGCTGAATGAAAGTCAGGTGAAATTATGCGGATTCCTTCCTGTTATTTACCATATTGCAGATGTGGCATTTGTATTTTCAGTTTTTCTATCAGGTGGGACATTTATAATTGGTCGAAAGCTGGATAAGAAAAGAATTGCAGAAGCGATCAGTGAAGAGAAAGTCACCGCACTTTACGGTGGATCGACCACTTTCTTAAAAGAGTTTACAGATTATTTATATGAAAATCGAAACAAGTATGATGCAACTAGTTTGAAAGTTATTTTGTATGCTTGGGCGTCATTTAGTCCGGAGTATGCTGAACGCTTACAAAAACTATGCGGAGATTCCTTGTCCTTTTTTGAGATGTTAGGACAAACGGAATCCATTGCAAGTTTTCGCTTTTGGCATGATCTGTGGCCGGAAACGTATAAAGATAATGCACCAGCAGTGAATTATGTAGGTGTTCCGGCACCAATACTTTCTGCCGCACTGATTGATGCCAATGGGCAGCAAATTCAGGAGGCGAGAGTTCCGGGAGAGGCAGTGTATCGCTCCCCGGCGATGATGTCTGGCTATTACAAAGATGAAGAAGCGACGAAAGAAGCGTTTAAAACAGGTTGGTTTCATTCGGGTGACAGCTGCATATATGACGAGAATGGTCTTGCCATTATGTTGGATCGCTTTAAAGATGTGATCAAAACAGGTGGAGAAAATGTTTCAAGTTTAAGAGTTGAAGCTGTTATTGGCCAACATCCAGCTGTAGAGAGGGCGGCTGTAATTGGCGTACCAGATGAAAAATGGAACGAACGAGTAGTAGGCATTGTTGTGTTAAAGGAACAAAAAGAGGCTTCCGAGGAAGAAATTCTAACGTATTGTCGTAAAAAACTTGCTGGCTATGAAACACCAAAGGAAATTATTTTTGTGAAAAAGCTTCCTTCGACAGTTGGTGGGAAAATATTAAAACATCAACTGAGAAAACAGTTTGCTGAAACTATTGTAAAAGGCTAA
- a CDS encoding acyl-CoA dehydrogenase family protein — MGYTVEYTEEIEMLRKTVQQFVENEIAPIAEEMDRTDEFPMHLWGHMGELGMLGAMIPEAYGGSGLGAVEQAVITEEIAKYSAAVAVSYAAHSNLCMYNLYKNGNEKQRKKYLPKLCEGTKIGALGLTEPGSGSDAVNMGTTARQDGDYYYLNGSKTFITNGPIADVLIVYAKTKKENGEYGITAFIVEKEFAGFSVSKRLEKMGNRGSVTGELIFDDCRVPAENVLGEVNRGTKVMMSGLDIERVIVSALALGIGKGSYREAVKYSKERSQFGKTIENFQLIQAKIADMYTNLEAATLMTYDAAERSDKGERITLKAASAILFTAEAATKAALEAVQIHGGYGYMLDYPVNRYLRDAKLYEIGAGTSEVRRLLIARELLGVETF, encoded by the coding sequence GTGGGATATACAGTGGAGTATACGGAAGAAATCGAGATGTTGCGAAAAACGGTACAGCAATTTGTTGAAAATGAAATTGCTCCCATTGCAGAGGAAATGGACAGGACGGATGAATTTCCTATGCACTTATGGGGACACATGGGCGAGTTGGGGATGCTCGGTGCGATGATTCCCGAAGCGTATGGCGGAAGTGGTTTGGGAGCCGTTGAACAAGCCGTGATTACAGAGGAAATTGCCAAGTATAGTGCTGCTGTTGCAGTTTCCTATGCGGCCCATTCAAATTTATGTATGTACAACTTGTATAAAAACGGGAACGAAAAACAGCGTAAAAAGTACTTGCCGAAGCTGTGTGAAGGAACCAAAATTGGGGCGCTTGGATTGACAGAACCTGGTTCGGGATCCGATGCGGTAAATATGGGAACGACGGCACGGCAGGATGGTGATTATTATTATTTAAATGGAAGTAAAACGTTTATTACGAATGGACCGATAGCAGATGTTCTGATCGTGTACGCCAAAACGAAAAAAGAAAATGGGGAGTATGGGATTACGGCGTTCATTGTAGAGAAGGAGTTTGCAGGCTTTTCAGTTTCTAAACGGTTAGAAAAAATGGGGAATCGTGGGTCGGTAACGGGTGAGTTGATTTTTGATGATTGTCGGGTGCCAGCGGAAAACGTATTGGGAGAAGTAAATCGAGGTACTAAAGTAATGATGTCAGGTCTTGATATTGAAAGAGTGATCGTCTCGGCACTCGCTCTCGGAATTGGAAAGGGATCGTATCGAGAGGCGGTTAAATACTCGAAAGAACGTAGCCAATTCGGAAAAACGATTGAGAACTTCCAGTTGATTCAAGCAAAAATTGCCGATATGTATACAAATTTGGAAGCTGCCACATTAATGACGTACGATGCGGCTGAACGGTCTGATAAAGGCGAACGGATTACCTTGAAAGCGGCGTCAGCAATTCTATTTACTGCCGAAGCTGCAACAAAAGCTGCATTGGAGGCTGTCCAGATTCATGGTGGCTATGGGTATATGCTTGACTATCCTGTCAATCGTTATTTAAGGGATGCCAAACTTTATGAAATCGGTGCAGGGACATCCGAGGTGAGAAGGCTACTCATTGCAAGGGAATTATTGGGCGTTGAAACGTTTTAG
- a CDS encoding enoyl-CoA hydratase/isomerase family protein, translating to MEKKIILTVNTPYATITMNHPATMNAVTNEFAVQFLQALDEIEASPEIRAVILTGSGKNFCSGADLAFIQNEDLSDIHENVAFMERLQQMVLRMEALKLPIIAAVDGYCVGGGFSLALAADYMIATRNAKFSMIFTKVGLVPDLGSFYFLPKIVGRAKAKQLIYTAEVIDAEEAYRIGIIGKLVESENLIETAISDAQLIASRAPKAVELAKRTLNDSSAIDLESLLFKEALLQASLFLTDDFKEAIQAFVEKRSLSL from the coding sequence ATGGAAAAGAAAATCATTCTTACGGTAAATACACCCTACGCGACTATTACGATGAATCATCCAGCAACTATGAATGCGGTTACAAATGAGTTTGCGGTTCAGTTTTTGCAAGCTTTGGATGAAATAGAAGCATCGCCAGAAATTCGTGCAGTTATTTTGACAGGTAGCGGAAAAAATTTTTGTTCAGGTGCAGACCTTGCGTTTATTCAAAATGAAGATTTAAGTGATATACATGAAAATGTGGCGTTCATGGAAAGATTGCAACAAATGGTGCTCCGTATGGAAGCGTTGAAATTGCCGATCATCGCAGCGGTAGATGGGTACTGTGTTGGCGGAGGATTTAGTTTAGCGCTAGCTGCTGATTATATGATTGCTACTCGGAATGCAAAATTTTCAATGATATTTACTAAAGTCGGCTTAGTACCTGACTTGGGATCATTCTATTTTCTTCCGAAGATTGTAGGGCGGGCGAAAGCGAAACAATTAATTTACACAGCTGAAGTGATTGATGCGGAAGAAGCGTACCGGATCGGGATCATAGGAAAACTTGTGGAGTCAGAGAATCTAATAGAAACGGCAATTTCAGATGCACAACTTATTGCTTCCAGAGCACCGAAAGCAGTTGAATTAGCGAAGCGGACTTTGAATGACAGTTCCGCTATTGATCTAGAAAGTTTGTTATTCAAAGAGGCTTTGCTCCAAGCGTCTCTATTTTTAACGGATGATTTCAAAGAAGCAATACAAGCATTTGTAGAAAAGAGGAGTCTTTCATTATAG
- a CDS encoding acyclic terpene utilization AtuA family protein, whose amino-acid sequence MEKTVRIGAGMGFYGDTIRPALEVAKKGDVQYICFDALAELTMAILEKARKKDPSKGFTNDITLTMKTLLPECYPKGIKLITNAGGINPKGAAQEVIRVAEELGFHDLKVGVVTGDDIHNRIGELQEKGIDFVEMGTGELLEKYKDRMLFASVYLGAQPIVEALRQGADVIVTGRTTDTAQFAAPLIYEFGWDFDEWNKIGAAILLGHLLECSGQASGGNFSGDWWNIEGIDQIGYPIGEVHEDGTFYITKAPGTGGKINVDTVKEQFLYEIHDPSNYITPDAIVDFTTAILEDVGPDRVKVSNVTGKPAPPTLKALIGYENGWSGEGMLGYTWPHALEKARKAEQILRTQIEKHGIQANAIHTSFLGYNSMHGPMAKQVQTDELNEVYLRIAIQTDEKGEAAKLGRLLPPLAINGPPFGGGGLGGMQRPRQLLGLFSCLIDRHVIENTVQVRIYEAKKGVTIQS is encoded by the coding sequence ATGGAGAAAACAGTACGAATTGGCGCCGGGATGGGATTCTATGGAGATACAATACGTCCTGCCCTAGAGGTAGCCAAAAAAGGTGATGTCCAATATATTTGCTTCGATGCACTCGCAGAGCTGACGATGGCAATTTTGGAAAAAGCACGAAAAAAAGACCCTTCAAAAGGATTTACGAATGATATTACCTTGACAATGAAAACCTTGTTGCCCGAATGTTATCCGAAAGGGATAAAGTTAATTACAAACGCGGGCGGCATTAATCCAAAAGGAGCCGCACAGGAAGTCATCCGGGTAGCCGAAGAATTAGGTTTTCATGATTTGAAAGTGGGTGTCGTCACTGGAGATGATATTCATAATCGTATTGGTGAACTTCAGGAAAAAGGTATCGATTTTGTTGAGATGGGAACGGGAGAACTGTTGGAGAAGTACAAGGACAGGATGTTATTTGCATCTGTTTACTTAGGGGCGCAGCCGATTGTCGAGGCGTTGCGACAAGGTGCAGATGTTATTGTAACGGGAAGGACAACCGATACGGCGCAGTTTGCAGCTCCATTGATCTATGAGTTCGGTTGGGATTTTGATGAGTGGAATAAAATTGGAGCGGCCATTTTACTCGGCCATCTCTTAGAATGTTCCGGTCAAGCATCAGGGGGGAATTTCAGTGGAGATTGGTGGAATATCGAAGGGATCGATCAAATCGGCTATCCAATAGGCGAAGTCCATGAAGATGGTACCTTTTATATAACAAAAGCGCCAGGTACGGGTGGAAAAATAAATGTCGATACGGTGAAAGAGCAATTCTTGTATGAAATTCACGACCCGTCCAATTACATTACACCCGATGCAATTGTAGATTTTACGACAGCTATTCTTGAAGATGTTGGTCCGGACCGAGTGAAAGTTTCAAATGTTACGGGAAAGCCTGCTCCACCAACATTAAAGGCACTCATCGGGTATGAAAATGGTTGGTCTGGAGAAGGGATGCTCGGTTATACTTGGCCACATGCTTTAGAAAAAGCACGGAAAGCGGAGCAGATTTTGCGGACACAAATCGAAAAGCATGGTATTCAAGCTAATGCTATCCACACTAGTTTTTTAGGGTATAACTCGATGCACGGACCGATGGCGAAACAAGTCCAGACTGATGAGTTGAATGAAGTGTACTTAAGAATCGCGATTCAAACAGATGAAAAAGGAGAGGCAGCCAAACTAGGAAGATTACTTCCTCCTCTTGCGATCAATGGGCCACCATTTGGGGGGGGTGGACTTGGTGGCATGCAACGTCCGCGTCAATTACTTGGCTTGTTTTCTTGTTTAATTGATCGACATGTAATTGAAAATACAGTCCAAGTTAGGATTTACGAAGCGAAAAAAGGTGTTACGATTCAATCTTAA
- a CDS encoding enoyl-CoA hydratase/isomerase family protein, with protein sequence MPDEMVRVEVKDHIAIMTLNQPEKRNPLSEKLCWALINKLNEAVENDEVHVILLTGAGNAFCAGGDLKEFTNYQRKSASAVYQEGKGTSELFKALSSLTKPVIGAINGHALGGGFGLAAACHYSIAADTAKFGTTEIKLGLFPLVIMPAIIEAVGSKKALELGFSGEIFSAEKACKLGVVNKVVASSELLEEAFAFAKQLASASPLALSIGLDYYNKARDMEWNKKIDYANALRVMAFLSDDVKEGATAFLEKREPVWSGK encoded by the coding sequence ATGCCTGATGAAATGGTTCGTGTTGAGGTGAAAGATCATATCGCCATTATGACGTTAAACCAGCCTGAAAAGCGTAACCCTTTATCTGAAAAGTTATGTTGGGCATTAATCAATAAATTGAATGAAGCAGTAGAGAATGATGAGGTGCATGTCATTTTACTTACAGGTGCAGGCAATGCCTTTTGTGCTGGAGGAGATTTAAAAGAGTTTACCAACTATCAGAGGAAATCCGCGAGCGCTGTTTATCAGGAAGGAAAAGGAACATCCGAATTGTTTAAAGCACTTTCTAGTTTAACGAAACCAGTTATTGGGGCCATTAACGGGCATGCGCTCGGTGGTGGTTTCGGATTGGCAGCGGCTTGCCATTATAGCATTGCGGCCGATACCGCTAAATTCGGCACAACGGAAATAAAATTAGGGTTGTTTCCCCTTGTTATCATGCCTGCAATCATTGAAGCCGTCGGTTCGAAAAAAGCATTGGAGTTAGGCTTTTCGGGAGAAATATTTTCTGCAGAAAAAGCATGTAAGTTAGGCGTTGTTAATAAAGTCGTTGCGAGCTCCGAACTGCTGGAAGAAGCATTTGCTTTTGCAAAACAATTGGCCTCGGCCAGTCCATTAGCCCTCAGTATCGGGCTTGATTATTACAATAAAGCCAGGGATATGGAGTGGAATAAAAAAATAGATTATGCGAATGCATTACGAGTCATGGCTTTTTTAAGTGACGATGTAAAAGAAGGCGCTACAGCTTTTTTGGAAAAACGTGAACCGGTATGGTCCGGAAAATAA
- a CDS encoding AtuA-related protein has protein sequence MKTFLATIAQARSGDKGNTADVSLFADSPKIYELLKKEVTVEKVKAYFHGICKGEVERFEVPNVYALKFILHESLGGGAPRSIRIDNLGKALGAAILRMEIDVPEELMSNLKSKQPPKELSAVSSEWSF, from the coding sequence TTGAAAACATTTCTTGCTACTATTGCGCAAGCCCGTTCAGGGGATAAAGGGAATACAGCCGATGTTTCTCTATTTGCAGATAGTCCAAAGATTTACGAGCTGCTAAAAAAAGAAGTGACGGTTGAGAAAGTAAAAGCATATTTTCATGGTATATGCAAAGGAGAGGTTGAACGCTTTGAAGTGCCGAATGTCTATGCTTTGAAATTTATTTTGCATGAATCATTAGGTGGTGGAGCCCCTCGGTCTATTCGCATTGATAACCTCGGAAAAGCTTTGGGTGCTGCGATTCTTAGAATGGAAATTGATGTACCTGAAGAGTTGATGAGCAATTTGAAAAGTAAACAACCTCCAAAAGAGCTTTCAGCTGTTAGCTCGGAATGGTCCTTTTAG
- a CDS encoding SDR family oxidoreductase, translating to MSIFSKELLKGQVAIITGGGTGIGKQIATELGKAGATLAIAGRREDVLIETEKEFKEQGFPVISVVTDIREPEQVQQLVDQTVEAFGQVNILVNNAGGQFPKSSLELTPNGWNAVIDTNLNGTFYMTQAVAKQMVKQESGGSITNILVSFLHRGAPGIAHSVAARNGVYGMMRTLALEWAKHNIRINSIGPGVFVTEAMQKNMASADETMLKNMIDAVPMKRGGKLEELGWLVTYLSSPAAEYMTGEFIVIDGGNSLGHGITFEAY from the coding sequence ATGTCCATTTTTTCCAAGGAATTATTAAAAGGTCAAGTCGCAATTATTACAGGGGGCGGTACAGGGATTGGAAAACAAATTGCAACTGAGCTCGGAAAAGCAGGGGCGACGTTAGCGATTGCTGGACGAAGAGAAGATGTTCTAATAGAAACTGAAAAAGAGTTCAAGGAGCAAGGATTTCCGGTTATTTCTGTTGTCACCGATATCCGGGAACCGGAACAAGTTCAGCAGTTAGTCGATCAAACCGTTGAAGCCTTCGGTCAAGTAAATATTCTGGTCAATAATGCAGGTGGGCAATTTCCAAAGAGTTCTCTGGAACTGACGCCGAATGGCTGGAATGCAGTGATCGACACAAATTTAAATGGAACATTTTATATGACCCAAGCTGTAGCAAAGCAAATGGTAAAGCAAGAGAGTGGCGGTTCGATTACGAATATTTTAGTTAGCTTTTTACATCGAGGTGCGCCAGGAATTGCCCATTCTGTTGCAGCTAGAAATGGCGTTTACGGGATGATGCGTACTCTTGCGCTAGAATGGGCGAAACACAATATCCGCATTAACTCCATTGGACCGGGAGTCTTTGTGACGGAAGCGATGCAAAAAAATATGGCAAGTGCAGATGAAACAATGCTGAAAAATATGATTGATGCTGTTCCAATGAAACGCGGCGGTAAATTGGAAGAGTTAGGATGGCTCGTCACTTATTTATCAAGTCCAGCCGCTGAGTATATGACGGGAGAATTTATCGTCATTGATGGTGGAAATTCATTAGGTCATGGGATTACGTTTGAAGCTTACTAA